TTATGAGCTACGAACTCGACCCACTCCCGTACGATTACGACGCGCTCGAACCGCACATCTCCGAGCAGGTGCTCACGTGGCACCACGACACCCACCACCAGGGTTACGTCAACGGTTGGAACTCGGCGGAAGAGACACTCGCAGAGAACCGCGAGTCCGGCGACTTCGGGTCGTCGGGCAGCGCGCTGCGCAACGTGACCCACAACGGCTGCGGGCACATCCTTCACGACCTGTTTTGGCAGAACATGTCGCCGGAGGGCGGCTCTGAGCCGTCGGGCGAGCTCGCTGAACGCATCGAGACCGACTTCGGCTCCTACGACGCGTGGAAGGGCGAGTTCGAGGCCGCCGCGAAGAACGCCTCGGGCTGGGCACTTCTGGTGTACGACTCGTTCTCGAACCAGCTGCGCAACGTCGTCGTCGACAAGCACGACCAGGGCGCACTCTGGGGGTCACACCCCATCGTCGCGCTCGACGTGTGGGAGCACTCGTACTACTACGACTACGGACCGGCGCGCGGCGACTTCATCGACGCGTTCTTCGAGGTCGTCGACTGGGACGAACCCAGCGCACGCTACGAGCAGGCACTCAAACTGTTCGAGTAAGCCGACAACCCCGACAATTTTTTTTCGACGCGACCCGTGACCGACCAGGGAGAGACGTCGCAATCCGTGCCGGGAGCGGAGACGCCGGGTCGGTCGCCGTCGACGGTCAGTCACACGTGCTCGGCATGAACTCCTCGACGGGCGTCTGCTCGACGGCGGCGACGATCTCGTCGTGGAGTCGCGCGAAGTCGTGACCGCCGTTCGGACGGTCGAAGCCGGCGAAGACGCCGACGCGGTGGTCGCAGTCGGCGAGAAAGGTTCGGAACTGTTCGGTGTGCTCGAAGCCGCGAACCGTGTAGGCGTACTCGTCGGCGAACAGCGACTCGTACGTGTCCCGGGTGACGTAGCCGTAGCGCTCGTTGTCGACGAGCGCGTCGACGTCGAGCGTCGAGCGGTCGTCCGCGACGTCCGAACGAACGTACAGCTGTTCGTGCGTCCACTGGTCGAACAACCACACGTCGCGAAGCGACTCGCCGCCGAACTGCCGAATCGCCGCGAGGAGTCGCTCTGTCGCGTCGCTCATACGACCTCCATTCGTCGATGAGTGATAATCATTTTTGTGATAGATTGGACAGTTGTCAGACGTTTGTCGCACGTGGTACCGTACTCAAGATGGTTTCTCCTCTATTATATAATCAACACGTAGTACACAATAAAATCGTGTGCCGGTCGGATTGTACGTCGCTGCGCGACCGCAGGAGTTTACGACGGGGCGGGCGTATCTGGATCCATGCCACGACCGAAATCGGAGTTCGAAGAACTGTTCCCGTGTGACTTCTACACGCCCGAGGAACTGTTGGACGCCGACCAAATGTACACCGTCTACGAGATCGCCCGCCTCCTTCAGGGACTAGACGCCGACGCCGAAATCGACGAGGGAGTCGAGGATATCCTCCTCGACTGGGCGATTCCGTGGATAATGCGGAACTCCGACGAGATGGTCGTCGCCGAACCGCCCAGCGACGAGGAACCCGGCTACTACGGGTTGCGAGACGACGGGGACGACTGACGGATGCGACTGCTCGTCGCCGGCGGTGACCGCGTCAACGCCGGAAAGACGACGTTCTCGGTCGGGTTGCTCGCCTCGCTTCGGCGCAACGGCCGCGCGCCGGTCGGCTTCAAACCCCGTGCGGGCAATGACTACTGGTTCGACCACGACGACTACCGTGTTGCCGTCGACGCCGGGCGACTGTACGGGAAGGACGCCCGGAAACTCGCGGCGGCGAGCGTGGGCGACGTCGACCCCGAAACGATAAACCCGGTTCACCGCCTCTGGCGGCCGACGCCTGGCCGAACCGGCCTGCTCGGCGAGAGCGGCCGAACGTTTCTAGTCGACCGGGTGACCGGCGAGAGCGGCCCC
This genomic stretch from Haloprofundus salilacus harbors:
- the sod gene encoding superoxide dismutase, translating into MSYELDPLPYDYDALEPHISEQVLTWHHDTHHQGYVNGWNSAEETLAENRESGDFGSSGSALRNVTHNGCGHILHDLFWQNMSPEGGSEPSGELAERIETDFGSYDAWKGEFEAAAKNASGWALLVYDSFSNQLRNVVVDKHDQGALWGSHPIVALDVWEHSYYYDYGPARGDFIDAFFEVVDWDEPSARYEQALKLFE
- a CDS encoding DUF7522 family protein, producing the protein MSDATERLLAAIRQFGGESLRDVWLFDQWTHEQLYVRSDVADDRSTLDVDALVDNERYGYVTRDTYESLFADEYAYTVRGFEHTEQFRTFLADCDHRVGVFAGFDRPNGGHDFARLHDEIVAAVEQTPVEEFMPSTCD
- a CDS encoding DUF5827 family protein — translated: MPRPKSEFEELFPCDFYTPEELLDADQMYTVYEIARLLQGLDADAEIDEGVEDILLDWAIPWIMRNSDEMVVAEPPSDEEPGYYGLRDDGDD